The Clupea harengus unplaced genomic scaffold, Ch_v2.0.2, whole genome shotgun sequence genomic sequence AGTAGTTTCTTTGAAGGGCACGTGTGTACAATGAAAGGATAGGTGCATGTTTTCTAGTGACCATCATTCTGCTGGCTAGCTCAGTTGTATCAGGTTGATTAGATTGACCTGTTTGTTTATGGTGAGCTGACCTTTAAGCAGTGTTTTGCACCAATCTAGTAAATACTGAGTATATGTGAAATTGTAATTATGCACTGATTTACTACAGACTACCTTGTGTCTAAATTGATGTTCTTGGAAATTCATAAATCGCACAATCTTTACATGCAGACATATCTGCCTCTGTGGTCTTTGGATCATTTGTCAGTTGATTGTGGGTTACCAGTCTTGTTGTTTACAACAGCATCATTTGAGATCGCTCAACATATTGTGCATTTACTTGCAGGTGTGGATCAATACATCAGACATCATTCTTGTTGGATTAAGAGATTATCAGGTTTGTCAAAAATATAttattgtgtttatgtttctgaAGATACACAATGTCTCTCTGAGCAGTGGAATATATAGCCTAATCTCATGGTTGGAACCCAGTTGGGATTGCACTCCACTATCATAGCAAACTAGCATTGCATCACCCTAAGGGCCTGTGTAGACCAAACACTAATGCTAAattagtgtttttgtttgtctaagTTATACTTTTAACCTGTTGAGTACTGAATCTTTGCTACAAGTTATATAGTTAGAAGGCATAAGCAATGTTAATCTCCAGAAGTGCTGGTAGATGTTTTTGGTAACCTTGCAACAACTAACGCTGAAAGAAATGCTCCGTAAATTAGTTTGTGGGAGCGGAAAAAATGCATCTTGTCAACACAGGCCCTAATAGTATCATGTGATATATGAGCGCTCAAGGAATGATGTTAACTGTAATATTCTATGTCATATTTTAATGATCTGTGTTGAGAGTTGAGAGCTGCGGCATCCACTCCTGCGTGATGATGCTCTCATACCCATTTATAGCATGCAATGTTATTtaaataaacatattttacaacACAGTTTAGTAATAATCATAGGAATAGTTTTCTGCTATCACATAGCTCAGTTTCCTTTATTGACAGTGTGGCATTGTCTTGTTGACTGAATGAGGTCTCAGGATAACTGAAGTGAAAGATTTCAGTTGCATGAAGCCACATCAATTTCACATCTTCTGAAAGGATAATTATTCTCCGTCTATAGATTCTGACATTTGTTTTCTACCCTTTAGGACAACAAAGCTGATGTCATTCTGAAGTACAATGCTGATGAGGCCAGGAGTCTGAAAGCCTACGGAGAGCTTCCAGAGCATGGTAAGAATATCTTATGTACACTAGGGTATTTGTCCATTTTTCCACTGATCCAGGGTTCATTTCTCAGTGATGGAGCTAAGATTAACTCAAATAGTAAACATGTCTTGgctgtttgaaatgtattacAACCTAAAGCTGAGAGTCATGCCCTtatcttctctctgttcagcCAAAATCAACGAGACGGATACTTTCGGACCtggagatgatgatgaaatCATGTTTGATGACATTGGTGATGATGACGAGGACATTGATGATGTGAGCATATAGCATTGTTTCTATCTGGAGGAGATGCACGTATAACAAAAGCTAGTCAGTTCCTGGGTTGTAGCAATACtgttaaaatatgaaaatgaaattgCAGCATTActgttagaaaatgtgtttgCTGCAGGAAATATTCATTTACAATTAACAACTGTTGTCATACTGTTTGTGTATCATAATATAACTTTAAActctttgaactttgaccccccTCCAGATCTAAACAGACACACTGTGAGGAGGATGGCAAACTTTTGCTCGGCCTGGAAAGATATGACCAATCTCCCATGCCCCCTTTGGAGTGGCTACTCTTCCCTGCTTATCAGGTGGCTCCCGTTAGGATTCTGTCACCACTAACATGACTACAGCACCAGGCTCACCCAATATATTTTGTTATCTTGTGTATTTATattaatttcacacacacgTGGAATTTAGTTCAGAATCTCTGGATTCGCAATAAAAAGATGAACCATTTTATATTTGGTCTGGCAGTCTGAATCATTGTAGAGATTTTAGTCAACTTGTTATTACCGCCTGAGAGCTTAAATGGTAAGAAATGTTTCTTCAAGAACAGTTTTATGCCACTAAGATGCCTCCAGTCtaactgaatgttttttttttttatatataatttttttttttttatctccaatAAATACAGATATTGCAATGCAGTAGGTCATGCATTGATTGTAAGAATTAACACCAAAATTGAGAGCAAGCTTGTCTCCGGCCCATTAACCCCAAGGCACCAGTTAGCTGTATTTTTCTATTTGACAACctcaatatgtttttttttgactCTTGGTATAGATAATTGAATAATAAAAAGATCTCTGTGCAAAGCAGCTTCATTTATGAAAACGAAAGAAAATGCCTGTCCGAGCCTTTATCTGTTTCTATCTGTATAGCAGTTGTGTTACATTGAAGTATTGTAAAATGCTGTCTTTATGGATTGAGGGATGTtgaataaaaaaacaccaataCATTAAATCATCCTCATCCTTGACTAATATTTTTTGGGAAAAGGGTTTCCTGTTTTAAGATTAAGACAATTATTCTCTGGGCCTATCAATCACACAAGGCTTGTTTTTGCAGTGACTGTTTTTAAGAAAAACTAATGCAAGAACTCCGTCATTAGCAAATGTGGTGGCAATAACTATTTTGATCATTTTCTTAATTGTAGGTTTAGGTATTAACATATGCATATGAACAGTGCATGCAATGAACAGTGTTGCAGTCTCTAGCTGCTCATATTAGTTTAATTATATTCTTGAAATCTGTTAGGTGTTTGGTATATTTTGTTTTAaagatctgtgtgttttttttagtaggtgtgtgtgtattccagcCTTACATGGAACCCCTATCTCCAGTGATgtcttagttttgttttgttttttacatcTTGTCAAATTTGTGTTCAACTTCTGTTCACAATTTGGAAGAATGATATCCCGAAGAtcattttctgtgtttctttctttcgctgTCACTGTCATATTTTGTACCctgacactgcactgcactggatACCTTATCACTGGAAGTAGGGACAACCGTAAACACTTGTTTAGAGCTATGACATGCCCATGCTTCAAAAGCACTATACTCACATTCTTGCGCCTTTATCTGAACACGagtcacaatgtttttttttttctgatcatCTGACAACATGGGAGAGGGagattgtatgagtgtgtgtgagcgtgcttAATTGGGTTCTCTGTGCTATGAGGTTTGGTTTTTGCTGTAGGCCTGGGTGATCTCAGCCTCTGCATGTTTTCGCTTGTGTGCACTCACGTGCTAGCCCTGCCAACTCTATAGGTGAAGCATGCATGTGTCTGAAGACTCCTGAGGAATAACTGTCAACTCTAGTGTGATGGAAAGGCAGATCCGGATTCAGATCTATTCAGTCCAGCAGCACAGGCAGAGACTAATTTTTATTTCGCCCTTAATTCAAAGAATTCTATTGAAAATGATTTTTCCTTGAATCAAAATTCTTTGTGCAGTATAACACATTTTAAATGCAGAAATGAACATAACACAGATTACCATATCAATGTAGTTTAATCTAGGCTAATTACATGCATTGAAATCAATGTGTGTTGTAATAATCATTACTGCTG encodes the following:
- the eif1axb gene encoding eukaryotic translation initiation factor 1A X-linked b; translation: SWKFINRTIFTCRHICLCGLWIICQLIVGYQSCCLQQHHLRSLNILCIYLQVWINTSDIILVGLRDYQDNKADVILKYNADEARSLKAYGELPEHAKINETDTFGPGDDDEIMFDDIGDDDEDIDDI